A region from the Pelecanus crispus isolate bPelCri1 chromosome 11, bPelCri1.pri, whole genome shotgun sequence genome encodes:
- the COQ7 gene encoding NADPH-dependent 3-demethoxyubiquinone 3-hydroxylase, mitochondrial, protein MEVAAAAVVPAVRRSLGQCRPLRCGAGLRGRWPLPAGGVSLRLCSTRATLEGINHPLIDRIIRVDHAGEYGANRIYAGQMAVLGRSSVGPIIQQMWNQEKDHLKKFNELMVAYRVRPTVLLPFWNVAGFVLGAGSALLGKKGAMACTVAVEESISDHYNSQIRTLMEEDPEKYKELLQIIKQFRDDEREHHDIGLEHDAEAAPAYSVLKIAIQLGCKAAIFLSERI, encoded by the exons ATGGAggtggccgccgccgccgtggtTCCGGCTGTGCGGCGCTCGCTGGGGCAGTGCCGGCCCCTCCGCTGCGGGGCGG GTCTCCGGGGGAGATGGCCTTTGCCCGCCGGAGGCGTTTCCCTCAGGCTTTGCAGCACGCGGGCGACTCTGGAGGGCATCAACCATCCCCTCATAGACCGCATCATCCGGGTGGACCATGCGGGGGAGTACGGGGCGAATCGCATTTATGCGGGGCAAATGGCCGTCTTGGGTAGGTCAAGCGTGGGACCGATTATTCAG CAAATGTGGAATCAAGAAAAAGACCACCTGAAAAAGTTCAATGAACTAATGGTTGCATACAGAGTTCGACCTActgttttattgcctttttgGAATGTAGCAGGTTTTGTTTTAG GGGCTGGAAGTGCTTTACTTGGAAAGAAAGGTGCAATGGCTTGCACAGTGGCAGTGGAAGAGAGTATATCAGATCATTACAATAGCCAGATCCGAACTCTTATGGAAGAAGATCCAGAAAAGTACAAAGAACTATTGCAG ATAATAAAGCAATTTCGGGATGATGAACGGGAGCACCATGACATTGGGCTTGAGCATGATGCAGAAGCG GCACCAGCTTATTCAGTTTTGAAGATAGCTATACAACTTGGATGCAAAGCTGcaatatttttatctgaaagaaTCTAG